A genomic segment from Nicotiana sylvestris chromosome 1, ASM39365v2, whole genome shotgun sequence encodes:
- the LOC138870050 gene encoding uncharacterized protein, which produces MIGKKVLLKVSPIRGIMRLWKKGKLNLRFIDPLEVLRRVGEVAYELALPPTLLGVRLVFHVSMLRRYHADLSHVLDFSTIQLDERLGYEEEPVAIVDRQERQLRSKRVFAVKV; this is translated from the coding sequence ATGATCGGCaagaaggtcctcttgaaagtctctCCAATTAGGGGTATTATGAGATTatggaagaaaggcaagttgaatCTAAGGTTTATTGACCCATTGGAGGTGTTAAGGAGAGTTGGagaggttgcttacgagcttgctttacctcccaccTTATTAGGAGTTCGTCtagtttttcacgtgtctatgcttcgAAGGTATCATGCTGACCTGTCCCATGTGCTAGACTTTAGCACTATTCAGCTAGACGAGAGATTGGGttacgaggaggagccagttgccattgttgataggcaggagcgccagttgaggtccaagagggTTTTTGCAGTAAAGGtctag
- the LOC138870051 gene encoding uncharacterized protein: protein MITAPVAQLPRGGGQTGRGHHRGRGQARRDQPATSQLGGGQPAGAPARFYALLARPDALASDAIMRGIISVYSRDASVLFDPGSTYSYVSSLFAYFLVIPCKPLGTPVHVSTPVGDSVVVDQIYWSYVVTFCVFETRVDLPLLDMINFEAILGMDWLAPYHTVFDCHAKTVTLAMPGLPRLEWKESSTIDLVLVVQEFADVFPSNLPSMPPDHDIDFCIDLALGTQPISIPPYRMASQELKEKLE, encoded by the exons ATGATTACAGCACCGGTTGCCCAACTGCCTAGAGGCGGGGGACAAACTGGTAGAGGCCATCatagaggtagaggccaggcaAGGAGAGATCAGCCAGCTACCTCTCAgttaggtggaggccagccagctggcgctccagccagattctatgcccttctGGCTagaccagatgcattggcctcagatgccatTATGAGAGGTATTATTTCCGTCtacagtagagatgcttcagtgctatttgatccggGGTcaacctattcatatgtgtcatctctatTTGCTTATTTCCTGGTTATTCCTTGTAAACCTTTGGGCACTCCTGTTCACGTTTCCACTCCTGTGGGCGATTCTGTTGTTGTAGATCAGATCTACTGGTCATACGTGGTTACATTCTGTGTTTTTGAGACTAGAGTAGATCTCCCGTTGCTCGATATGATCAACTTTGAGgccatcttgggcatggattggttagcTCCATATCACACCGTGtttgattgccatgccaagactgttacattagcaatgccagggttgccaaggttggagtggaagg AGTCTTCGACGATTGATTTGGTTCTAGTTGTCCaggagttcgccgatgtgtttccttctaaccttcctagcatgccaccagatcatgatattgatttttgtattgatttggctctaggtacccagcctatatctattccaccgtaccgtatggcttcgcaagagttgaaggagaagcttgAGTAG